ATAATCACAGATTGTTTCAACATCCTTTAGTGTAGACCAGTGCATGGATGTGTCAGTGTTCTACtggttaaccctaaccccacaATTTAAGATAATGAGATGAAAAAACatctattagggttagggctccCATAACAGGGAAAGTTACTTTGCAGTTCCAGGGGTCCCATCGAGTTGATGGGGTGGATACAGAGGTCCTTACGGGTCCTTCAGGAGGTTTTAAGGCTCTAACTCTGTCTCGCTGTTTGTCACAGTTACACAGAATTTACATAATCAAGTTTTCTAACGCTCTTTGTCTCGGCAGGCGTTCAGGAGAAGATGGGCGTGATGAACCGCGGCGTGGTGTACGCCCTGTGGGAGTACGAGACTCAGAGTGACGATGAGCTTGGCTTCAGCGAGGGCAACTGCATGACGGTGCTGAGAcgggaggatgaggtggagACGGACTGGTGGTGGGCGAGATGTGGCGATGGCGAGGGATACATCCCCCGCAACCTGCTGGGGGTGAGCGACTCAGTTTGTCTTCCAACAGCTGAGCGTCCTTGGGTCCCGTGAAAGGACCTATATAAATTCAAGacattattaatataattattattatatatatcattgtttaaagtgtttgtacaaaagaaaaagtctcaCAGGTTTGAAGGGAACAGCAACAACAAGTGCAAAGTGATTGTCAGCAATAGTAGAATATGTGAGCAGGCATATATCTAAGAAATCTATATATAATCTACTTATATAAGAAGTTTCCCTGTTTAACTTTATCTTAATGACGAACTCTTTTTGTTTCCCAGCTGTATCTGAGGATCAAACCGCGGCAGAGGAGCCTGGCGTAACCTCCGGCCGACCAATCCTTCAGAGGAGACGAGCAGCGAGTGAATGATCCTCTGGACTTGTTCAGAGACGCCGTGTCAGGGGAATGAGACAGATGTTTTTCAATCTGCGCTCACATCTGCACAGTATTACTTTTTCTcaattcatttgtttctctgacGTCCCGAGAGCctcaaatgaaatgagaaattaTTTTGGGTTCATTTTGTAATATTGTGTCTTTTGtcaagattttattttcatttcattgaacattaaaagaaaagaaaacaatctgcaGCAAATGTCCCAAAGGCTGAAACTGCAAAGCTCTTTTtacgttttcattttttatttaatatgacGTATATTTAATATGACGTATACAAAGGTTTAATCTGTTGTTGGGTCTTTTACAGGATCCTCGAGTTTCACCCAGAATGTAATAAAAtagttaaataaacattaatttaCGGGGCCGTTTtaccaaaaacatgtttctaaTGCACTGAAGGAAGAATCAGAACCTTGACGATGTGAGATTTGATTTCTACAAACACTGATTCATTTATTCGTTctgcttcagtttgtttaagattaaaatgttggactttgtttaatttattgtttaattCTTCTTCATCAGCTAATGTtacaaatatgtttaaattgatttttctaTATCAACGGTTTCTTATTACAAAACTCATTATTTTACTGATATATTgaaagtttttcaaaataaaacctccatCTGTTTAAAATCAACTGCAAAacactgatggtctttatatacagtcactgatcatctttatatacagtcagtgatcgtctttatatacagtcagtgatcatctttatatacagtcagtgatcatctttatatacagtcagtgatcgtctttatatacagtcagtgatcatctttatatacagtcagtgatcatctttatatacagtcagtgatggtctttatatacagtcagtgatcatctttatatacagtcagtgatcatctttatatacagtcagtgatcgtctttatatacagtcactgatggtctttatatacagtcagtgtctttatatacagtcagtgatcatctttatatacagtcagtgtctttatatacagtcagtgatcgtctttatatacagtcagtgtctttatatacagtcagtgatcatctttatatacagtcagtgatcatctttatatacagtcagtgatcatctttatatacagtcagtgtctttatatacagtcactgatcgtcATTTGAATTTTCGTCTTTGAGTCGACGATCGGACGTTCCTCTGCCGCTCAACTGTGTTAAACATCTAACTGTAAACCTCATCATGGAAgccgaccaatcacaacagagtggagctgctgaccaatcagagaagactttatcaggaggggctcttaaagagacaggagctaaaagcaaatgtttgagacagaggctgaaaagaggagctgcagcagtggacagtctgaggaacatgatgtcttttaatttcattccaTTAGAGAATGTAAACATTTTACAGTTATaacatgaatttaaatgatCAACATGAACagaatgtgtctcctttaaCACACAGAAGAGTCATTGCTGCTTTTCAAACATCAAGTGTGACCTCAAATCAAGAGCTGAGAGAAATCACAGTCaaatgtttccatgtgttttaATGAGCTAGAGCTCGACAGCGCTGAGCGATGAACTGCTTAAGTCCCATGCTAATGCTAGCTAGCCACAATAAGCCACTTTCTAACATGCTTCTGGCTTTGTGTCCAGCTAATCTGATCTGAGACGTCTCTTCATCAAATGTGAACAAGCAGTTTCTCCTCTTAGGATGATGCGATGAAGCTAAAAAAATGTCCGACTCTTTATTGAACTGAAAACAGATTGATGATGATTAACGAAGCAAATTCACAATGAAGTAAACAAGGAGTCATTTTCCTCCACAAACTCATCATGGATTTGTGAATGAATCCACAAATGATCAAAGAAAATCCACCTCCGCTTTGAAAAGAAACAATCTTCTCCCCAAATTTCACCTCGTGTCGCAGCATGTGCAGTTTGAGGGAGTAGGAGGAGACACTTCCTGTCCAGCGTCTGATGACGGCATCGCACAACTTTGAAACGTTTCCTCAAATCCTCCTCAACATTATCCTGCTTCTCATGACGGCATCTTCACTCAATGTGTGTCAGATTAACCATCCAGGGTTAAAGTCTGTGGCTTTAACTTAAGACGAGCGGCTGCTGCcaggaagaagatgatgatgatggagtcTGACGGCGCCGAAGCAGGAGCGAGGGAGGATGTGATTATAGCTCCAGGACAGGCAGATTAATCTGCTGACATGTGGCGGGGATGTAAATCCATCAGAGGAGCATTGGTTGCGTGTGGGCGGTTAAAGTTCTCACGGAGCTCAACATCTGTTGATGACGGACGGGGCGTTAATGCTCCTGCAGGTTCTGGTCCACGTTCTGGTTCTGGTCGTGGTTCTGGAAAGGCGGCAGAAGGCCTGTGACGTGGCCAATGCCTTTGGTGACGCCCTCCCTAAAGAGCAGCTTGGCGCCCAGCCGCAGATACTCAGGGTGTTTAATGAAGCGGAAACGAACCACAGCTCGCTCGCCCGTACGCAGCTCGTCCTgtagtagagagagagagagatactacAGTGTTCcagcagcaacacaatgaaaaactaCAAACTCACATCTGACACATATAAGTAACACAATCGTAGTATGTCGAGAATATTCAGCTCGTCAGTAACGAGGTTCTCAAGAATTCTCAACCTTCTacgtaaagagccttgagataatgtgttaTGATTTCGTGttatacaaattaaatgtatttgaatatgtgaGCAGACTTCAACTGTTACTGCTcgataaataaatcaaatgaaatgtcatCTGAATTTGTAGCagtgataataacaataattataattgtaatatttaaattaataataataatgataatagtaataatcatagtaatcataataataacaatattaatacttaaattaataataattgtagtaataataataaaaataagagtgataataataataacaaaagtaATAATAGTAAGAAGACCGatagtaattataataataataatattagtaactataatattaatagtaaaaGTAATATTCTACATTGTCGGGTGGATAAACATTGTCTAttatgtgtaaatataaaggtaaAACATTGCAGCTCAGATTCGATATGAAGTGCGACTCCAGaggttaaaaagtaaaaaaggtcttttcactctgttgtTTGTGGGGATGTGAGATTTTATATTAAGGTTCAAGTCGTCATCAACATCTTCATCAGCTTGTTCAGTTTCTCAGTGAGAGCTCATGTGACACgttaacaaagaaaacagaccTTTCCATGAAGGCACTCCACTGTGGCGGTCTGCCTCACGTTGCCGACGTGCACAGTGACCTGTGACCCCCGGCGGAAAGTCTTGGCGTGGAAGAGCAGGACGATGGCGGCTTCAAACTGACAACAGATTGTTGGGTTCATCTTGGGGCTGACCATCACCATGCCCTGCAAAGTGTCACAGATCATTTGTCGTTGCGATCGACTGAGCGAGTAATCAGCCTGGAATCAATCCTCGTGCACGCTCTACAGCtacgtgacctctgaccttgcGCAGCAGTGAGCGGTCAAAGTTTCCCAGAGCCAGCGTGGCGGCCTGTCCGGCTCTCAGCACCCTGCAGGCCGAGCGGTTCCTCTGGATGCTGCCCACCTTCAGCCTCAGGAAACGCCCTTCATCTGTCGGACCGACCACCAGCCGCTCGCCCTCCCTGCACACtccactggacacacacacacgcacacacatacatacatacaacacacacatgacacacatgacacacacacacacacacacacacacacacacacacacaaccttgaGAAGCCTCATCACATACCTGATATGTACGTAAACTGTGATTTAAATTCCAAGAACTATTTCAACTTTATTCCTAAAATCTCCTTTTTCCTGTCACACGTAATTCTTGTCGGACTTTCTGGATAAAATGACCCAGACTCTGTGAAGCAGCTGTGACCTCACCTGTACAGAGTTCCGCCCACCACAGTCCCAACGTCTGGAACTGAGTAAATCTCATCCACCTGAAGCacacaacaagaaaatgttcatttcaaaTCCATGTAAAAGTAAATCAATCAAAGAAATCAATCGCATGGttcatttcttgttttatttgtttattgctGTTCAGAATTTTTGactttaattaaatgtcttttttcttataaaatgatatatatatatataaatattaaaaaaaacaaataccaataaaagacaaatttgACGAAAACACATGAAGAGGTTTGTGAAGTTAAGGcagttcaaaatgttttctgtgcgtgtgtgtgtgtgtgtgtgtgtgtgtgtgtgttagtgtgtgttagtgtgtgtgagtgtgtgtgtgtgttagtgtgtgtgtgtgtgtgttagtgtgtgtgagtgtgtgtgtgtgttagtgtgtgtgtgtgtgtgtgtgtgtttgtgtgtgtgtgtttgtgtgtgtgtgttagtgtgtgtgtttgtgtgtgtgtgtgtgtgtttgtgtgtgtgtgttagtgtgtgtgtatttgtgtgtgtgtttgtgtgtgtgtgtgtgtgtttgtgtgtgtgtgttagtgtgtgtgtttgtgtgtgtgtgtgtgtgtttgtgtgtgtgttacctggaactcagtgagctgctgcatcagctcctcctgctctttgcTGTTGCTCAGTGGAGGGAGGATGTTAAGAAAAACCTTCAGGAGGTTCAGACTCTCTCCAGACACAGCGGACAGAGTGAAGATGGGCGTGAtgctgcacgcacacaaacacacacacacacagaatgtacTACTTACAGTACTACTGAAGCAGCTCAAGAAGGATTAAAACTTTATCAACCGGTTGACAAGGATTTTATTAAGATATCAATAAAGAAGAACAACTAAGGATCACACTCAGTTTCTAGTTTCCAAACACAGATGAGGAGAAGGTATCTGAGCTCTGTCTGCTCAAACCTGACTCAGTCTGAAGACTCGTtcactggtttgtttcagactCGTCAGTTCAGACTGAAGCTGAACTTCAggtgtgaacggttcctcagaccagaagaggagttctgggtctggatcaaactgaaccaggttctgttggttcacagtgaaaacactttgatggaccaatcacaggaagtagagacacattaaaccatagaagaagaagagaactggtgtggagtactggagtactgtggagtactggagtactgtggagtactggagtactggagtactggagtactgtggagtactggagtactgtggagtactggagtactgtggagtactggagtactgtgcctgaaggtgctgatgctgctagtAATACATCATGatgtaaccatggcaaccagatgaAGCTACAGTCATtgtctccattcaaacagaaagactactaCCCCCCCAACTGACAACACGCCCACATCAGACTCCGTCTAcagaccaatcagagtcaagtatagATAGACTCCGCCCACGTATGTGAGACAGAATTCTTTAGTCTCTGAAACGTGAAACTgaaacagatcaaatgaaacaaacacgaAGCTTCAGACTCTGAGAGGAAACGATCAGAAGCAGCAGTAGTATGAGTAGTTTGTTTTAAAAGTATTTGTAGTATCTGTATTATTAGTAGTTTTTATTTGTACTCACCATGTGGATTGAGTGAACTGCTGCGCGGCGGTCACAGCGTCGTCAGGGTTCGACACCACCATGGGGACCTTGTTGCAGCCCGGCTGCTTCAGGACTCGCTCCAGCTGTCGAACGGTTCGCTCCACGGTGCCACGAGAACACAGATCCACTTTACTGACCACGATAAAGATGGGAACCTTCAGCGCCATGGCCAGGCCCAGGTGCTCCCGCGTGGTTCCAGCTGCATGGAGGAGAGCAGGACCATCACGCAGACTTTATTACCCAGAAGCCACCGAAGCTGGtgattttttatattattgattCTTTTCACAGTTGTCGCTTATTAtacgttttatttttcttcattgaATCGAAGGAATCACTGAAGTGTGAATTCAACCAATACATTTCCAAGGAACAAACGTGCGAGCCACAGCAAAAGGACTCATTCAAAGAAAACTGgcactgaagctgctgctcctccgtgACAAAAAGATGGTTCAGGTATCAGATGATGTCACCTGGACGTCTCCCATTGGACGATAACCCTAACATGTACCAGATCTTGAGGTGGAGCCAGATCATCTGACCAGGtcggatggacagacagataaatGGTCAAATCATTCTAATTATTAATTGATGCAAAGAATAATTGTTATTTCTAAATGAAtagttatataaatatttactgtataaaGCTTATGTACAAACACTGGGACACAGGATTTCATCGCCCAACGTGACCTGTAAACCACAATGTAAGGTGTGACGTCTAACATGGCTGCTTCCTGTGGGTGGCGTGCGTGGCTGCAGCTCACCAATGCCGGTGTTGGCGCTCACCACCAGCATGGCGAAGTCAGGGCAGTAGCTGGTGAGACCGAAGATGGTGGTCTTCAGGTACTTGTGGTGTCCGGCAAGGTCGATGAAGGTGATCATCTTGGACGAGCTCTCGCAGATCTCCTCAGCTGTCCGAGATTCGCTGTAGTTCACAACCTGCTCAACACACGACAAGATGACGAGGCCTTTAAAATCACAAGAGGAGCCGGAATGTGCTCAGAAAAATGAAATTAGATTTGAATATTTCTTCTGAAGCTGTCAAAAGTTTTAAGCTGGACTCATcatcagaaatattcaaagcaAATTTTACACCAGTAAAAAAGTCGAGATGAAAGACTTCTCTCCACCGCCTACGCTTACGTCTATCAGAATTTAAAATCAGAGTTCGGCTCATGATTCCATCACCTCTCCTTTGCTGTTGAAGCCCAGGATCTCGAAGCTGATGCTGGACGTGCGTCCGGTCTGGATCTCGTGCAGATGCCTGAAGAGGTTTAGCCGTGCTCTGCCTCGCCCGTTGTCCAGCTCGCCCTGCGTCAGGACCCCCAACAGGGTTGACTTTCCTGAGTCTACATTCCCCAGCACTGCCACCCGCAGATCCAGGAACTGTCCCCGTCCATGGCCGCATGTCGGAGGAGAGGGATCGAATGATCAGCATGTGGCTCCACTTTCATCAGACTTGACAGAAACGTGCCTGGAGGACAGAATCTCACCTGCTGGTCATCAGGAACCTTTCGAATGAGGACTTCTGCAATTTTCCGAGTGTTTCTGTCAAAGTCGTagtccacctccctctctctgagcaAAGTGATGTCAGCCCCGACTCTGACGACACGCGAGAAAAAAACCCTAATGTGACAACTaacaacacaaacctgtgtTTTCAAACTGCTGTGAAGATGAGTGTCGGTCAAACCATATGAAAATGCCTCCAACCATCGACATGTTTGAGTTCACATGACGTCATCAGACAAACGTGTACGAGTTTACCTACTTCTCCGCCATCCTTTTTAAGGTTTTGAGCGAGGCCTTCATGTCGACCTCCGTCAGACCGACCAGCAGGCCGTTGTCTTCCACTCCAATCTGGTAGACGGCCTCGCCACGGCCCTCCTGCAGGCGCCACTTCAGCTGCGTGGCCAGATGCTCGAAGCGATACTGAGTGGGGTTCACCAGCTTCAGCTACgacggcagagagagagatgatgatgCAGCAAATATCCAGAGTCTGTGTGTAACATGTAGTAGAGCTGTgagaaatgtctgctgtgactCTCAATTCTAAATATCTTGTTTTGGTCGATGAACAAACTAAAAGTCAACGACACAGAGTTTAATCTCATTTGCAACGACTGAAGAtcatttttaaagaaactgaaatccctgtttaaagctccagtgtgtcagattcaggtgaaaggatctaatggcagaaatttaatgatgaataatcctcatgttcagctgcaacatgacacttcaccactagatgtcactaaattctacacactgtacctttaatggtTCTGTCAAACTTATATAGGTAGAAACAATGTTCTGCACTTAACATTGTTAATATATATAGTCATTACATTTAGCTAACACATATTaaagatatataaatacatatagtTATACACATAATTACCTTATATTCAATGTTTCCTTCTTCAGcctgcagacgcacacacacacacacacacacaggaaagatGAGCTTCATTAACAACATTGTCATCATTacactcagtgtgtttgtcGGAGTAGTCTCACTCAACACACTGAATATgaattattgtcagaggaaatatcacagttttACGATTTATACGATTATTGATGctatagaaggaaaaagacacacgACAAGCAATATATCGCGAATTTATAGTTaataataaagatgatgaactaaaatatttattattatcatcaacaatATCCAGTTCGTTTTTAAAGCGTTACGTTTGCCTGTTTAAAAGTAAGTTATGTAAGCCATAGGCTATTTATCTTGAGAGTAATCCACTGGTTATACTTGTGccatatttttttacagtgctCATTATGATGCTCATGATATGATGCCTTTATTGTGCTGGTTTTATCTTTCTTACTGATATTTAATGATGAATGTGGACAGACGTGTGTGTATCCTTTTTAGGTGCTGCAGATCAAATGTTGTGATACTATTTTGTGCAAGGACAATTAAGATCTTTAATtctgatcctctgcttcctgaaccagcagagctgctgctgtaacaaatccgccaaactgttcagagttcttcatgttttaaagtttgctgCTGAACATTGGACATAAACTCCGGTTGTTAATAACTTCTCAGTGTTCTGAACTGATCACagatcagcttcactcttccactggagctgatggtgactctcagtcacttgttctctcaggagatgaacccactcagcagagagagaacagactcaGGGAGCGGAGGAGGAAACGTTCAATAATTATACTTCAATATTTACAGTGTGTAGTATTTACACATAACACACTAACTAAATTCACTGTTTGTacctcaaatacatttttctgtatATGACTTTTTTCAGTTGATACACCCTTTCGTCATGTTACTTCACTATATTTTAATCATATAAATATAGTGAATACATGTGTAAATAGGCTTTGTATTTACTCTTGGCATTTCCATGAACCTTATTCCAGCTGATAGTTTATCATGTTGATATACAACCTTTATATCATCTCTCATCtctcggggatgaataaagtatgtctatctatctatctatctataggTCACGTACAGTATAAATTCAGATGAGCCACAGCATAAATCCTCAGTGGTTGTAAATTAACATGAAAAATGGAAGAtgaactaaaaacagtttagtTTGTGCATCAGTGAAACTCTGAGTTTAATTCACATATGATAATATTCTGTATGTAatgagtaaataataataatatgttgtATTAGTAGACATTATAACACATTAGACAGTGATATCACTTGATAAACACTTTAT
This is a stretch of genomic DNA from Paralichthys olivaceus isolate ysfri-2021 chromosome 8, ASM2471397v2, whole genome shotgun sequence. It encodes these proteins:
- the gtpbp2b gene encoding GTP-binding protein 2b produces the protein MVDLSQSGAVSPGHGRHGPGSGPGNTGRKASKKSRTRRSKRGRRRRSKKNQRNNPPPFLPPEAEEGNIEYKLKLVNPTQYRFEHLATQLKWRLQEGRGEAVYQIGVEDNGLLVGLTEVDMKASLKTLKRMAEKVGADITLLREREVDYDFDRNTRKIAEVLIRKVPDDQQFLDLRVAVLGNVDSGKSTLLGVLTQGELDNGRGRARLNLFRHLHEIQTGRTSSISFEILGFNSKGEVVNYSESRTAEEICESSSKMITFIDLAGHHKYLKTTIFGLTSYCPDFAMLVVSANTGIAGTTREHLGLAMALKVPIFIVVSKVDLCSRGTVERTVRQLERVLKQPGCNKVPMVVSNPDDAVTAAQQFTQSTCITPIFTLSAVSGESLNLLKVFLNILPPLSNSKEQEELMQQLTEFQVDEIYSVPDVGTVVGGTLYSGVCREGERLVVGPTDEGRFLRLKVGSIQRNRSACRVLRAGQAATLALGNFDRSLLRKGMVMVSPKMNPTICCQFEAAIVLLFHAKTFRRGSQVTVHVGNVRQTATVECLHGKDELRTGERAVVRFRFIKHPEYLRLGAKLLFREGVTKGIGHVTGLLPPFQNHDQNQNVDQNLQEH